A stretch of the Lactuca sativa cultivar Salinas chromosome 9, Lsat_Salinas_v11, whole genome shotgun sequence genome encodes the following:
- the LOC111916991 gene encoding COP1-interacting protein 7 produces the protein MDSIHSKSQLDYALFQLTPTRTRCDLVICVGDCKEKLASGLLSPFIAHLQFAKDQISKGGYSITLSASAPWFTKSTLERFVRFVSTPEVLERFITIEREIANIELSLNTNTPSDSQSLYGLEEHLNKSSNLAYKHEGNTDDAVHEEDSKVHLQRVLENRKAILQKEQAMVYARALVAGFETDNLEDLISFSDAFGSPRLREACLNFMELCNTKSNDRVWMDEVAAIQAYSCSQSSYIETSGAILFPEENDPSQELRVNVQNGNFVTKKQNSGVDIHTYHGNPMFHLPYQGYPFPPMVIPPYYQQNLPFQDFKSRGKVSQKKESHSSDSSSESETRSSSRKIVIRNINYINSERDLETEHKSDENLECEDKREGEKVTQQWDIFQNLLMKDKDDKESEEFVSNKFEEQNINQSGRHKEGDWFSDKTVHEKSKDIFEDNFQSTESRKDVLVDDSLAIQDHSLNKSSETHLRTQEILMVSDNLTHKTSYSTNKNVNEPNDLYMVLERETAGKETMPTWTPEMELGHNDVKIIKQDSIGNKKSTKSTPGKGSTIETKSKALSERKSKSDVISRSKKPIAKGKTDKEEEKRKRMEELLIQRQKRISERSASATNKSKSQLASQDMKKSNKPVIKSSTINRLSTARVINPKVLPTESKPVYKPIKVSTKKITESKPAKIPTKKITESKPTKLPTKKISESKPAKAVTKKISESKPAKVVNKKNFESKPPKVVTKKNFEAKPAKMATKKTNEQKPAKIGNKKIVESKPAKMLTKNIDSKNSKDPKKVDIMNNVKQLPVISPNHQSTQLENAIKTSSSVVQEDKAIPLNNGGLSKKALNTVTFKIDEDHGVKENPNFKLNHEISMVETTERNISRKKWSSFETSSKALSGFKKLLSFGRRR, from the exons ATGGATTCAATTCATTCAAAGAGCCAGCTAGACTATGCTCTGTTCCAGCTGACTCCTACCAGAACCAG ATGTGATCTCGTTATATGTGTTGGTGATTGCAAAGAGAAACTTGCATCTGGACTATTGTCACCTTTTATTGCTCATCTCCAGTTCGCCAAAGATCAGATTTCAAAAGGAGGTTACTCCATTACCCTTTCTGCTTCTGCTCCTTGGTTCACCAAATCCACTCTTGAAAG ATTTGTGAGGTTTGTAAGTACACCAGAGGTTCTTGAAAGATTCATCACCATTGAGAGAGAGATTGCAAACATCGAATTATCACTAAACACCAACACACCATCTGACTCGCAAA GTCTCTATGGGTTGGAGGAACACTTGAACAAGTCATCTAATCTTGCCTACAAG CATGAAGGCAACACAGATGATGCTGTCCATGAAGAAGATTCCAA GGTTCATCTTCAACGTGTTCTTGAAAATAGAAAGGCAATACTTCAAAAAGAGCAAGCAATGGTTTATGCACGTGCTTTAGTTGCTGGTTTTGAGACAGATAATCTTGAAGATCTCATCTCTTTTTCTGATGCTTTTGGATCTCCTCGTTTAAG GGAAGCATGCTTAAATTTCATGGAATTATGCAATACAAAGAGTAATGATAGAGTCTGGATGGATGAGGTGGCAGCAATACAGGCATACTCTTGTTCACAAAGCTCTTATATAGAAACATCTGGTGCAATCCTATTCCCTGAGGAAAATGATCCTAGTCAAGAACTTAGGGTTAATGTCCAAAATGGTAATTTTGTCACCAAGAAACAGAACAGTGGTGTTGATATCCATACTTATCATGGCAACCCCATGTTTCATCTTCCATATCAAGGGTACCCTTTTCCACCCATGGTCATACCTCCATATTATCAACAGAATCTACCATTTCAAGATTTCAAAAGCAGAGGGAAAGTTTCACAAAAGAAAGAATCACACTCGAGTGACTCTAGTTCTGAAAGTGAAACAAGGAGTTCATCAAGAAAGATTGTAAtcagaaatattaattatattaattctGAAAGAGATTTAGAAACAGAACATAAATCTGATGAGAATTTGGAATGTGAAGATAAACGTGAAGGTGAAAAGGTGACTCAGCAATGGGATATCTTCCAGAACCTTTTGATGAAAGATAAAGATGACAAAGAGTCTGAGGAATTTGTTTCAAATAAATTTGAAGAACAGAATATTAATCAATCTGGAAGACATAAAGAAGGAGATTGGTTTTCAGATAAAACAGTTCATGAAAAAAGCAAAGACATCTTTGAAGACAATTTCCAGTCTACAGAAAGTAGAAAAGATGTTCTTGTTGATGATTCTTTAGCAATTCAAGATCATTCTTTAAACAAATCATCAGAAACCCATTTGAGAACACAAGAAATTCTAATGGTTTCAGATAATTTGACACATAAAACTTCATATTCAACAAATAAAAATGTCAATGAACCTAATGATCTGTACATGGTGCTTGAAAGAGAGACAGCTGGCAAGGAAACCATGCCAACCTGGACTCCAGAAATGGAATTGGGACATAATGATGTTAAGATCATAAAACAGGATTCTATTGGGAACAagaagtcaacaaagtcaacgccTGGTAAAGGGTCAACCATTGAAACAAAGTCTAAAGCTTTATCTGAAAGAAAAAGCAAATCTGATGTCATTTCAAGAAGCAAGAAACCTATAGCAAAGGGTAAAACAGACAAG gaagaagagaaaagaaagagaaTGGAAGAACTGCTAATTCAACGTCAAAAAAGAATCTCTGAAAGAAGTGCTTCTGCAACTAataagtcaaaaagtcaacttgCATCCCAAgacatgaaaaagtcaaataaaccAGTTATTAAGAGTTCCACTATCAATCGCCTTTCAACTGCACGTGTAATTAATCCCAAAGTATTACCTACTGAATCAAAACCTGTTTATAAACCTATAAAAGTTTCCACCAAAAAGATTACTGAATCAAAACCTGCAAAAATTCCCACCAAAAAGATTACTGAATCAAAACCTACAAAACTTCCCACAAAAAAGATTTCTGAATCAAAACCCGCAAAAGCTGTCACCAAAAAGATTTCTGAATCAAAACCTGCAAAAGTTGTCAACAAAAAGAATTTTGAATCAAAACCTCCAAAAGTTGTCACCAAAAAGAATTTTGAAGCAAAACCTGCAAAAATGGCAACTAAGAAGACCAATGAACAAAAACCTGCAAAAATTGGGAACAAGAAGATTGTTGAATCAAAACCTGCAAAAATGTTAACCAAGAACATTGATTCAAAGAATTCAAAAGATCCAAAGAAGGTTGATATTATGAACAATGTCAAGCAATTGCCTGTAATATCTCCAAACCATCAATCTACACAATTGGAGAACGCGATCAAAACATCATCTTCAGTTGTTCAAGAAGATAAAGCTATTCCTCTCAACAATGGTGGATTATCCAAGAAAGCTTTAAATACTGTTACTTTCAAAATCGATGAGGATCATGGTgttaaagaaaaccctaatttcaaattGAACCATGAAATTTCTATGGTAGAAACCACGGAAAGAAACATTTCAAGGAAGAAATGGAGCAGTTTCGAAACTTCAAGTAAAGCTCTTAGTGGTTTCAAAAAGCTTCTATCTTTTGGTAGacgaagataa
- the LOC111916973 gene encoding uncharacterized protein LOC111916973: MLSRKWGQITKRCNKFNGIYNRLHAQQQSGTNDFDLFKSAKEQYRVGMGHVFNFEKSWELLRANPRWNKMPTSSEVQSKRSRNSSSVDVSDARTHINLNADIDEIPDDIEEISPPRRPPGRDKARRAARHAEEVEAKAKDAAEMRTKFDERNLLIKEKNKLKRRHLEFLERQTREKQTQKERELMTHQLSILRTSEEGLTPADLEVLQAMNEQIRKQYLS, translated from the coding sequence ATGTTGAGCCGCAAATGGGGTCAAATAACTAAGCGGTGCAACAAATTCAACGGTATTTACAACCGGCTTCATGCGCAACAGCAAAGCGGAACCAATGACTTTGATTTGTTCAAATCTGCTAAGGAACAATATCGGGTCGGAATGGGACatgttttcaactttgaaaaatcatgggagttgcTGCGAGCGAATCCAAGGTGGAATAAAATGCCTACATCATCAGAGGTTCAATCTAAAAGGTCTCGCAATTCGAGCTCGGTTGACGTGTCGGACGCACGGACTCACATCAACCTAAACGCCGACATCGATGAGATCCCGGATGATATCGAGGAGATATCCCCACCACGACGACCGCCCGGACGCGACAAAGCGAGGCGCGCTGCAAGGCATGCGGAGGAGGTTGAGGCGAAAGCAAAAGATGCAGCGGAAATGAGAACGAAATTCGACGAGcgcaatttattaataaaagaaaaaaataagttGAAACGTCGTCATTTAGAGTTTCTAGAAAGGCAGACACGGGAGAAGCAGACgcaaaaagagagagaattaatGACACATCAGTTGTCAATTCTTCGGACGAGCGAGGAGGGTTTGACACCTGCTGATCTAGAGGTGCTACAAGCGATGAATGAACAAATTAGGAAGCAATATTTGAGTTAA